In Balneolales bacterium ANBcel1, the following proteins share a genomic window:
- a CDS encoding DUF2752 domain-containing protein, with protein sequence MLKRNRLYGLILTLSVAAGALLLYTGLSAGQGSEVIICPFKLLTGMPCPSCGTARAVLLITEGDLFTSVMMNPLGIPAAIALLVTPAWVAADLLRNSDSLFRAFRETERFISSHKWAAFLLAALISANWIWNFTKGL encoded by the coding sequence ATGCTGAAACGCAATCGGTTATATGGACTGATTCTGACTCTCAGTGTCGCAGCGGGCGCGTTGCTGTTGTACACCGGCTTGTCAGCGGGCCAAGGTTCTGAAGTCATAATATGCCCGTTTAAACTCCTTACCGGCATGCCCTGTCCCTCGTGCGGTACTGCAAGGGCCGTCCTTCTAATAACCGAAGGCGATCTTTTCACTTCCGTTATGATGAACCCGCTCGGCATTCCAGCCGCCATCGCCCTCCTGGTAACACCAGCCTGGGTAGCCGCTGACCTGCTGCGTAACAGCGACAGCCTCTTCCGGGCATTTCGCGAAACCGAACGGTTTATTTCAAGCCACAAGTGGGCGGCCTTCCTGCTGGCAGCCCTCATATCCGCCAACTGGATATGGAACTTCACAAAAGGGCTGTAA